The Serinus canaria isolate serCan28SL12 chromosome 22, serCan2020, whole genome shotgun sequence genomic sequence TCCAAGGtaagccagccctgcccccccACGTGGGGGCTACCAGGATGGGGACTCCCCTCAGGTTGGGGACACCTCCTTCCCCCAGTCTGAGGGCCCACTGAGTTTGGGGACCCTTCCCTCCAGGGTAGGGATGGGGATCTCCACAGGTTGAGGACATCCCTCCCAGGTTGGGGACAGCCCCCCAAGGTTGGGGACCCCCCTGAGTTTGGGAACCTCCCACTAGGAGGGGGACACCCCCCAGGATGGGGATGGTCCCACAAGGTTGGGGAAGCCCCTCCCTGAGTGGGGACGCTCTCTTCCCCCAGGATGGGGACCTTCCTGAGACTGGGGGACTCCTCCAGGTGGGGGACACCCCTTCCATCATGGAGAACTCCCCCAAAATGGGGATTCCCTAGGATGGGGACACCCCACCCAGCATGGGGACTCCCTCCTGTAAGGGAACACCCCCAGCATGGGAACACCCTCAAAATGGAGCCCCCTTAGAATGTGGACACCGCTCCCTGCATGGGGACCACCCCTCTAAAATGGGGACCTCCCCCAGGATGGGGACAGCACCTTTCTGGTGTGTTCCCCCTCTCTGGCACTGGggttgcagctgctgcccaggatgGGATCAGGCTGGGTGGCTGGGAGgagtctgggtttggggggacCTGCAGTGCCCCTCGTGTGGGGGGACACTGACGCTGTCTCCCCCCGCAGCAGCTAAGAGCTTACTGAACAAGAAGGCGGACGGCGTCAAGGTGAGGGGCCCAAGAGGCCGGGGGGGCCTGGGGGGATCTCCTTCCCCCATGGCACTGAGCccccccctctgtcccctccagccccagacCAACAGCACCAAAGGCAGCGCCGGCGTCACCAGCCCCAAGGGGACCCTCCCGCCCACCGCTCTGGTAggtgccccctgccctgctcccccaaatcccccatcccatgggatccatcccacagcccatcccatcccatcccatctggctgctcctggggagggggtgtcCCGAGGATGGAGAGGGGTGTGCAGGACGGGGGCACAGGGGGACCCCGCCGGACAGAGCAGGTGGGTGAAGGGACAGCCCCGTGTCTCCCTCAGCTGTGGGGACAGTGACATGGGTGAGGACATGCTCATGCAGGTGTCCCACGTAGGGACAAGGTAGGTCCAGGACATGCACACAGAGATGTACCTGCCATGGGGTACCCACCTACCTTGTTGTAGGTGGGTGCAGGATGAGGGCATGAGGATGGGAACAAGGTGAGTGCAGGGTACAGGCACAGATGCCCCATAACGGGGAcaaggcacaggcaggaggagcctggTGACACAGAATGCAGATGGGTGGAGGACTGGGGTCGAGGACACCCTGCGATGCCAGTGGCAAGGCAGGTGCAGGTCACAAGGATGGGGCTGCTGCCTTGCAGGTGAGGTAAGTGCAGGATCCAGACCCGGGACTGCCCAGCTGGCGCAGTAAAGGCATGGCtgtctggagcagcaggtgcagGATTCGGGGGTGCTGTGGCAATGCCAACAGCAAGGTAGGTGCAGGATGTGGGTGCAGGTGTGCCTGTTGTAGGGGTGCTCAGGATGTGGGCACTGAGATGCTCAGGATCCAGACACAGGGACGGTTGGGATGCAAGCCAAGGGATGTTTGGGACGCAGGCAGTGGGATAGTTGGGATGCAGGCACAACAGTGGTTTGGGTGCCAGCTGAGGGATGCGCAGGGATATGGGCAGTGCTCGGGATGCAGGCAGCAGGACGGTTGGGATTCAGGCACAGGGATGCCCAGGATGCTCAGATGCATGGTGAGTGGAGCCCCTGGGCACCGGGATGCAGGacaggggcacagagctggcccccagcccagcccatccttTTGGCCTCACTGCGTctctcccctggctctgcccacctctttcccccctttcttccccctccatGTCTGTGAATTAAACCATTTGGCTTTGCTGGACTAATGactctctgcttctctcccccCTTTCTATCCCCTTCCCAAACCCGGTCTGGGTCTCTCCTCGCCCCTGTCCACGTGCTGCTCAATCCGTCGTCCCCCCTCGTTGTCCCCTCCGGGCTCTCGCTTCCCCCACCCCGCctgtctctctcccttctcctgtaGGAGCCTCAAAGTACCGTAATCCATAACCCTGGGGACGGCGCCAAGGTACCGCTGCCCGCCCTCCGCCTCCATCCCCCCGCATCAGCCATGGCCGGGGGGGTGACAGGAGCGCGGGGGCCGTGGGGACAGCGGGGTCCCCCGCGGCGTCCGGCACTGCCGGGGTCCTGCCGAGCCCCGGCCGGGCTCGTCCCCCCTCCCCGTCCCCCCCGGGGCCAGGTCTGACCCCCTGTTTGTGTCTCCCTCCCACCGCCGCCGCCCCGTGAGCAGGAGTCCTCTGACAGCACCAACACCACCATCGAGGACGAGGACACCAAAGGTGACGGGCGTGGGGGCggctgggatgcactgggatgcactgggatgcactgggagggagctggggtgcaCCAGGGTGGTGCTGGGATGCATTGGGTTGCATTGGAATGgcactgggatgcactgggaggGTCTTTGAATGCACTGGGGTGGTGCTAGGATGGCGCCAGTATGCATTGGGGTGCACTGGAATGGTACTGGGATCACCTGGGATGGCTTCAGGATGCACTGGGATGGCACTGTGATGGACAGTTGTGGAATGCACTAGGATGGCTCTAGGATGCATTGGGATGCACTGGGAATGTGTTAGAATGCACTGGggtggagctgggatgtgctgggatgacACTAAGATGCACTGGGTGCACTGGAATGGCACCGGGATGGCACTGGCATAGCAGCAGGATGCACTTGGTTCACTGGGATgcactggagcagcactgaaatccattgggatggagctgggatggcgCCAGGATGCCTTGGGGTGGCACTGGAATGCACTGGGATGGCACCAGGGTGCGTTGGGGTGGCACGAGGATGCACTGGGAGCGTGCTGGGTGGAATGCATTGGAATAGAGCTGGGATGCTTTGGCACTAGGATGCCTTGGATTGCACTGGAATTGCATTGGGATGAACTGGGGTGGACCAGCATGGCACCAAGATGCAGTTGGTGCACTGTgatgtgctggggcagcactggaATGCagtgggtgggatttgggatggcaCTGGGACACTTCTGGGATGCACTGTGAGAGTGTTCAAACTCACTGGAATTGATCTGGGGTGTGAATTGAGCTGGGCTGACACTGGGATTCACTGAGGTGGCACCAGGATGCACTGGGAGCATGCTGGGGTGCACTGGGAGGGTACTGGGAGGCTTTGGGGTGCACTTGGATGGAAATGGGATAGACTGGGACATGCTGGAATGGCCCTGGAATGGCAGCTGGGGTTAGCTGAAGAGGCACTGGGATGGCATCAGGATGCACTGCAATAATACTGGGACATACTGGGATGGTACCAAGAGGTGCTCTGGGTAGAactgggctgtactgggatGTACTGGGATGCCCTGGAATAGCAGTGAGGCACAGAACGTTGGCACTGAGATGTGGTGAGAAGTCACTGACACAAACTGGACTGTACTGGGACATACTGGGATGGAAATGGATGGTGTTGGAATgcacagaggtggcactgggatgcACTAGGAGGGCACAGGAGTGACGTTGAGATGCACTGTGACAAACTGGGCTGTAATGGAGTGGCACTGAGGTGGTTTGGAGCACATTAGGATGACAAAAGAATgggctggggagcactgggatacAGTAGAATGGCACTGAGATTAATTGAGATGCACTGGAGTGACAGTGGGATGCACTGGATGGAACTAGGGGATACTGGAATGCACTGGAATGGTGCTGGGGCGCACTGGGATACACTAGAATAACACTGGGACACAGAGATTGGTGCAGACATGCAGTGAGATATTACTGGGATGCACCAGGGCAAACTGGAGTGTACTGGTATGCTTTGGAATAGCACTGGGAGAtactgggatggaactgggcTGTGTTGGAATGCACTGAAGTGgcactgggatggaactggggCGAACTGGAATATACTAGAAGGTCATTGGGACACAGTAGGTTGGCACTGGGTTGCACTGACATGCAGTAGGATGGTTCTGGAGATGTACTGGTGTAAACTGGGATATGTTGGGATGCCCTGGAATGGTATTGGAACACTCTGGGATGTGTCTGAGATGTAGTGGAATGGAGCTGGAATGCACTAGGGTGtactgggctggcactgggatgcAGTAGGGTTGAACTGGGGTGTATTGGAATgcactgggctggcactgggatgcATCAGAGCATAcgagcagctctgggatgcacTAGGATTGCACTGGGATGCATGGAACTGGGAGGGTACTGGGAATGGCACTGAGACACAgtgggatggcactgggaagCACCAGTATGAACTGGCTGTTCTGGGATGTGCTAGAATGGCAGTGGGATGTACTGGACTCGAAGGAGTAGTGCTGGGAGGTACTTGGAACTACTGGGACAGGCTGAGCAGGCACTGGGATGCTTGAGCAtgctgggagggcactgggatggcactgggctAGCAATGAGATGTGCTGAGAGGATGATGCCAATATCactgtggcagagctgtgggggtCCGGTCCTGGGAGCACAGTTGTCCCTATCTGTCCCCAAGGGGTGTCTGTCCCCATAGTTTCTATGTCTGTCCTCGAggtccctgtgtctgtccctgcgGTCTGCCCTGTCTGCCCTCCTGGTCAGTCTGTCTGTGCCAAGGTCCCTGTGTTTGTCCCCATGGTCCATCCCCAtggtctgtctgtctgtccccgAGGTTTTTCTGCCCCCaaggtctgtctgtctgtccctgtgtctgtccccaAGCCTCCCCTCATGTCCCATGACCACCCCGTCCACCCCCCACGGTGTCACCGGGGGCTGTGGCGGTGGCGGTGACAGTGGCATGCCCTCAGCCCGCAAGCAGGAGATCATCAAGATCACGGAGCAGCTCATCGAGGCCGTCAACAACGGCGACTTCGAGGCCTACGCGTGAGtggggcggggccgggcggggccggggcggggccaAGTGGGGTGGGGCAAGGCGGGGCCACTCtcacctgctgcctgcaggaagaTCTGCGACCCGGGGCTCACCTCCTTTGAGCCCGAGGCACTGGGCAACCTGGTGGAGGGGATGGACTTCCACCGCTTCTATTTCGAGAACTGTGAGTGCCCGAGCTGCCACCTGCCCGTCCTCTCTCCGCCCAGCCCAGCCCgatccctcctgcctccttccctgtCCCGTCTCTTACCCCCTGCCTGCCCATCCTGGTCACATCCcttgcctgtccccagccctcccctgctgGGCCATCTGTCCGCTTGCACTGCCCCCACCTCTGCCCCttctctgtccccatccctgccccatccctgcctgttcccgtgcccgtgcccgtgcccgtgcccgtgcccgtgcCAGCCCCGCTCTCCTCGCCGCCCTGCAGTGCTCTCCAAGAACAACAAGCCGATCCACACCACCATCCTGAACCCGCACGTGCACGTTATCGGCGAGGACGCGGCGTGCATCGCCTACATCCGCCTGACGCAGTACATCGACGCGCAGGGCCGGCCCCGCACCAGCCAGTCCGAGGAGACCCGGGTCTGGCACCGCCGCGACGGCAAGTGGCAGAACGTGCACTTCCACGGCTCGGGGGCCCCCGTGGCCCCGCTGCAGTGAAGGTGAGCCCGGGCTCGGCCTGGGGGGACGGGGAGCCGTGGCAGTGGCTCACGGCGGTGTCCCCGCAGAGCTGGCGGTGGCTGTCCTGGTTCCAGCCCGATGGAGACGGCGATGGGAGCCGAGGCGGCAGCCGGAGCTGCGGCCCCCCGAGCACGCGTCCGCATGCCTGTCCCCCCTaccccggccccgctcccccctCCGGTGCCTGTgtttgcagaaaacaaaaagacaaaaaaaaaaaaaaaaaccaaaaaatcgCCAAAATGATGaagaccacaaaaaaaaaaaaaaaaaaaaaaaaaggagaaaaaaaagaaaaaaaaagggggaaaacccaCCAAACCCACCTCAATCCCAAACCCCCACCCACACCCCCAAATCCAACCCAGCCGCTCGGCCACAGGCGAGGGcgctggggggctcagccccccCCCTTGGCCCGTCTCTgctgggggggaaggggggtCCCGGCCCCCCTCCCGGCTGTGCTCATGGCGTGTTGCTGTCGCTGGTGGTGGATGTTGTTCTTTGGGCTCCGCTTtgctctgtcctgccccagcccctgtaCATAGAGAGagctatttatttttgaattccCACGGGGGTCCCCAGCAACGGGGGGCTGCCAGGGGGTGAGTGAGGTGGGGGGGACAGGCAGAGACTctctcccctccagcccagTCCAGTGCCTCCCCTGGGAGTGCTGCCCGTGGGGGCCCGAGGCTGACCCTGGGCGCTGCTGCGCGGGGAACACGAGGGTGCCTTGGGGAGGGTCCACCAGTGGcacccccgtgtccccaccccgctgctccccagcccagcaccccctgTCACGGGTGCCAACTCGGGGTGCTGGCAGTGTCTGGCAGGGGGGACGTGGGTGCCACATCAGGGGGCAGAGGGCAGCTGGGGGGTGTTGGGTTCGGGGTGGGGGGCTCAGGACGATCCAGCCAGCACTGACGCAGCATTGAAAGCACTTTAGACTAAGAGAATGGGTCTCTTAGGGGGCACAGGCTGCTCCGCCGGGCACCCCAGCGCGGGGGCACCGGCAGCACACCCTGCACCCCCCTCCCACGGCCAGCGCCCGGGGGGACCcggcccccccagccccccagccccggggagGCTCCAATCCACGCCAGGTACTCCCcaccccttccccagggcaTCCCCACCACGCTGagggctggttttggctggggggagggggcggggcgggcgggggatattaattattttttaattattctgatGATTTCTCTGCATGCCCTTTGCGCGGGAGCAACCCTCGGGCGCTAACGCTGTATGTtgaggagctgagctgttcCTGTCCCATGAATGCTGGTGGATCGTTGCcaaatttttctccttcctccccttttctctcattctttttctgtctccccctccccagcatatcccccccatccccctcccccccaaaaaaaaccctttgtcttttctttctgagccTTGTAAGTGTAAAAGATGACTCTGATTTCGTTTTTGTCTCGGGAAAACTGCAAATAAATTATGAGGAAAAACCAACGATAATTAAATAAGAGGTGGAGAGAGGGAAGGCCAGGTGCATCCACCCCTGCCGGGGTATCCAGGATGTGTCTGTCTGAAACCCCACCCGGGATGCCACGGAGAGGAACGGGGCTGCAACTGCCAAAGATGAGAGGAACAGGGAACAACTGCCAAAGACACTTTATCCCCTGGCCgtgcagccagggcacagaAACAACCCGAGGTACAGCCCAAGCCCAACC encodes the following:
- the CAMK2B gene encoding calcium/calmodulin-dependent protein kinase type II subunit beta isoform X11; its protein translation is MSAAAAGAPLGLVEQAKSLLNKKADGVKPQTNSTKGSAGVTSPKGTLPPTALEPQSTVIHNPGDGAKESSDSTNTTIEDEDTKARKQEIIKITEQLIEAVNNGDFEAYAALQEQQADPHHHPEPARARYRRGRGVHRLHPPDAVHRRAGPAPHQPVRGDPGLAPPRRQVAERALPRLGGPRGPAAVKSWRWLSWFQPDGDGDGSRGGSRSCGPPSTRPHACPPYPGPAPPSGACVCRKQKDKKKKKNQKIAKMMKTTKKKKKKKKGEKKEKKRGKTHQTHLNPKPPPTPPNPTQPLGHRRGRWGAQPPPLARLCWGGRGVPAPLPAVLMACCCRWWWMLFFGLRFALSCPSPCT
- the CAMK2B gene encoding calcium/calmodulin-dependent protein kinase type II subunit beta isoform X1; translation: MGVVHRDLKPENLLLASKCKGAAVKLADFGLAIEVQGDQQAWFGFAGTPGYLSPEVLRKEAYGKPVDIWACGVILYILLVGYPPFWDEDQHKLYQQIKAGAYDFPSPEWDTVTPEAKNLINQMLTINPAKRITAHEALKHPWVCQRSTVASMMHRQETVECLKKFNARRKLKGAILTTMLATRNFSVGRQTTAPPTMSAAAAGAPLGLVEQAAKSLLNKKADGVKPQTNSTKGSAGVTSPKGTLPPTALESSDSTNTTIEDEDTKARKQEIIKITEQLIEAVNNGDFEAYAALQEQQADPHHHPEPARARYRRGRGVHRLHPPDAVHRRAGPAPHQPVRGDPGLAPPRRQVAERALPRLGGPRGPAAVKSWRWLSWFQPDGDGDGSRGGSRSCGPPSTRPHACPPYPGPAPPSGACVCRKQKDKKKKKNQKIAKMMKTTKKKKKKKKGEKKEKKRGKTHQTHLNPKPPPTPPNPTQPLGHRRGRWGAQPPPLARLCWGGRGVPAPLPAVLMACCCRWWWMLFFGLRFALSCPSPCT
- the CAMK2B gene encoding calcium/calmodulin-dependent protein kinase type II subunit beta isoform X5; the protein is MGVVHRDLKPENLLLASKCKGAAVKLADFGLAIEVQGDQQAWFGFAGTPGYLSPEVLRKEAYGKPVDIWACGVILYILLVGYPPFWDEDQHKLYQQIKAGAYDFPSPEWDTVTPEAKNLINQMLTINPAKRITAHEALKHPWVCQRSTVASMMHRQETVECLKKFNARRKLKGAILTTMLATRNFSAKSLLNKKADGVKPQTNSTKGSAGVTSPKGTLPPTALESSDSTNTTIEDEDTKARKQEIIKITEQLIEAVNNGDFEAYAALQEQQADPHHHPEPARARYRRGRGVHRLHPPDAVHRRAGPAPHQPVRGDPGLAPPRRQVAERALPRLGGPRGPAAVKSWRWLSWFQPDGDGDGSRGGSRSCGPPSTRPHACPPYPGPAPPSGACVCRKQKDKKKKKNQKIAKMMKTTKKKKKKKKGEKKEKKRGKTHQTHLNPKPPPTPPNPTQPLGHRRGRWGAQPPPLARLCWGGRGVPAPLPAVLMACCCRWWWMLFFGLRFALSCPSPCT
- the CAMK2B gene encoding calcium/calmodulin-dependent protein kinase type II subunit beta isoform X13 gives rise to the protein MGVVHRDLKPENLLLASKCKGAAVKLADFGLAIEVQGDQQAWFGFAGTPGYLSPEVLRKEAYGKPVDIWACGVILYILLVGYPPFWDEDQHKLYQQIKAGAYDFPSPEWDTVTPEAKNLINQMLTINPAKRITAHEALKHPWVCQRSTVASMMHRQETVECLKKFNARRKLKGAILTTMLATRNFSAAKSLLNKKADGVKPQTNSTKGSAGVTSPKGTLPPTALESSDSTNTTIEDEDTKARKQEIIKITEQLIEAVNNGDFEAYAKICDPGLTSFEPEALGNLVEGMDFHRFYFENLLSKNNKPIHTTILNPHVHVIGEDAACIAYIRLTQYIDAQGRPRTSQSEETRVWHRRDGKWQNVHFHGSGAPVAPLQ
- the CAMK2B gene encoding calcium/calmodulin-dependent protein kinase type II subunit beta isoform X8 yields the protein MGVVHRDLKPENLLLASKCKGAAVKLADFGLAIEVQGDQQAWFGFAGTPGYLSPEVLRKEAYGKPVDIWACGVILYILLVGYPPFWDEDQHKLYQQIKAGAYDFPSPEWDTVTPEAKNLINQMLTINPAKRITAHEALKHPWVCQRSTVASMMHRQETVECLKKFNARRKLKGAILTTMLATRNFSAAKSLLNKKADGVKPQTNSTKGSAGVTSPKGTLPPTALEPQSTVIHNPGDGAKESSDSTNTTIEDEDTKARKQEIIKITEQLIEAVNNGDFEAYAKICDPGLTSFEPEALGNLVEGMDFHRFYFENLLSKNNKPIHTTILNPHVHVIGEDAACIAYIRLTQYIDAQGRPRTSQSEETRVWHRRDGKWQNVHFHGSGAPVAPLQ
- the CAMK2B gene encoding calcium/calmodulin-dependent protein kinase type II subunit beta isoform X3; the encoded protein is MGVVHRDLKPENLLLASKCKGAAVKLADFGLAIEVQGDQQAWFGFAGTPGYLSPEVLRKEAYGKPVDIWACGVILYILLVGYPPFWDEDQHKLYQQIKAGAYDFPSPEWDTVTPEAKNLINQMLTINPAKRITAHEALKHPWVCQRSTVASMMHRQETVECLKKFNARRKLKGAILTTMLATRNFSAKSLLNKKADGVKPQTNSTKGSAGVTSPKGTLPPTALEPQSTVIHNPGDGAKESSDSTNTTIEDEDTKARKQEIIKITEQLIEAVNNGDFEAYAALQEQQADPHHHPEPARARYRRGRGVHRLHPPDAVHRRAGPAPHQPVRGDPGLAPPRRQVAERALPRLGGPRGPAAVKSWRWLSWFQPDGDGDGSRGGSRSCGPPSTRPHACPPYPGPAPPSGACVCRKQKDKKKKKNQKIAKMMKTTKKKKKKKKGEKKEKKRGKTHQTHLNPKPPPTPPNPTQPLGHRRGRWGAQPPPLARLCWGGRGVPAPLPAVLMACCCRWWWMLFFGLRFALSCPSPCT
- the CAMK2B gene encoding calcium/calmodulin-dependent protein kinase type II subunit beta isoform X6 → MGVVHRDLKPENLLLASKCKGAAVKLADFGLAIEVQGDQQAWFGFAGTPGYLSPEVLRKEAYGKPVDIWACGVILYILLVGYPPFWDEDQHKLYQQIKAGAYDFPSPEWDTVTPEAKNLINQMLTINPAKRITAHEALKHPWVCQRSTVASMMHRQETVECLKKFNARRKLKGAILTTMLATRNFSVGRQTTAPPTMSAAAAGAPLGLVEQAAKSLLNKKADGVKPQTNSTKGSAGVTSPKGTLPPTALEPQSTVIHNPGDGAKESSDSTNTTIEDEDTKARKQEIIKITEQLIEAVNNGDFEAYAKICDPGLTSFEPEALGNLVEGMDFHRFYFENCECPSCHLPVLSPPSPARSLLPPSLSRLLPPACPSWSHPLPVPSPPLLGHLSACTAPTSAPSLSPSLPHPCLFPCPCPCPCPCPCQPRSPRRPAVLSKNNKPIHTTILNPHVHVIGEDAACIAYIRLTQYIDAQGRPRTSQSEETRVWHRRDGKWQNVHFHGSGAPVAPLQ
- the CAMK2B gene encoding calcium/calmodulin-dependent protein kinase type II subunit beta isoform X2, encoding MGVVHRDLKPENLLLASKCKGAAVKLADFGLAIEVQGDQQAWFGFAGTPGYLSPEVLRKEAYGKPVDIWACGVILYILLVGYPPFWDEDQHKLYQQIKAGAYDFPSPEWDTVTPEAKNLINQMLTINPAKRITAHEALKHPWVCQRSTVASMMHRQETVECLKKFNARRKLKGAILTTMLATRNFSAAKSLLNKKADGVKPQTNSTKGSAGVTSPKGTLPPTALEPQSTVIHNPGDGAKESSDSTNTTIEDEDTKARKQEIIKITEQLIEAVNNGDFEAYAALQEQQADPHHHPEPARARYRRGRGVHRLHPPDAVHRRAGPAPHQPVRGDPGLAPPRRQVAERALPRLGGPRGPAAVKSWRWLSWFQPDGDGDGSRGGSRSCGPPSTRPHACPPYPGPAPPSGACVCRKQKDKKKKKNQKIAKMMKTTKKKKKKKKGEKKEKKRGKTHQTHLNPKPPPTPPNPTQPLGHRRGRWGAQPPPLARLCWGGRGVPAPLPAVLMACCCRWWWMLFFGLRFALSCPSPCT
- the CAMK2B gene encoding calcium/calmodulin-dependent protein kinase type II subunit beta isoform X9, which translates into the protein MFFFYVFPLFLLSPLPISLLPPSPLLSLAFLSAFLQAKSLLNKKADGVKPQTNSTKGSAGVTSPKGTLPPTALEPQSTVIHNPGDGAKESSDSTNTTIEDEDTKARKQEIIKITEQLIEAVNNGDFEAYAALQEQQADPHHHPEPARARYRRGRGVHRLHPPDAVHRRAGPAPHQPVRGDPGLAPPRRQVAERALPRLGGPRGPAAVKSWRWLSWFQPDGDGDGSRGGSRSCGPPSTRPHACPPYPGPAPPSGACVCRKQKDKKKKKNQKIAKMMKTTKKKKKKKKGEKKEKKRGKTHQTHLNPKPPPTPPNPTQPLGHRRGRWGAQPPPLARLCWGGRGVPAPLPAVLMACCCRWWWMLFFGLRFALSCPSPCT
- the CAMK2B gene encoding calcium/calmodulin-dependent protein kinase type II subunit beta isoform X12; the protein is MGVVHRDLKPENLLLASKCKGAAVKLADFGLAIEVQGDQQAWFGFAGTPGYLSPEVLRKEAYGKPVDIWACGVILYILLVGYPPFWDEDQHKLYQQIKAGAYDFPSPEWDTVTPEAKNLINQMLTINPAKRITAHEALKHPWVCQRSTVASMMHRQETVECLKKFNARRKLKGAILTTMLATRNFSAKSLLNKKADGVKPQTNSTKGSAGVTSPKGTLPPTALEPQSTVIHNPGDGAKESSDSTNTTIEDEDTKARKQEIIKITEQLIEAVNNGDFEAYAKICDPGLTSFEPEALGNLVEGMDFHRFYFENLLSKNNKPIHTTILNPHVHVIGEDAACIAYIRLTQYIDAQGRPRTSQSEETRVWHRRDGKWQNVHFHGSGAPVAPLQ
- the CAMK2B gene encoding calcium/calmodulin-dependent protein kinase type II subunit beta isoform X10, yielding MSAAAAGAPLGLVEQAAKSLLNKKADGVKPQTNSTKGSAGVTSPKGTLPPTALEPQSTVIHNPGDGAKESSDSTNTTIEDEDTKARKQEIIKITEQLIEAVNNGDFEAYAALQEQQADPHHHPEPARARYRRGRGVHRLHPPDAVHRRAGPAPHQPVRGDPGLAPPRRQVAERALPRLGGPRGPAAVKSWRWLSWFQPDGDGDGSRGGSRSCGPPSTRPHACPPYPGPAPPSGACVCRKQKDKKKKKNQKIAKMMKTTKKKKKKKKGEKKEKKRGKTHQTHLNPKPPPTPPNPTQPLGHRRGRWGAQPPPLARLCWGGRGVPAPLPAVLMACCCRWWWMLFFGLRFALSCPSPCT
- the CAMK2B gene encoding calcium/calmodulin-dependent protein kinase type II subunit beta isoform X4 — encoded protein: MGVVHRDLKPENLLLASKCKGAAVKLADFGLAIEVQGDQQAWFGFAGTPGYLSPEVLRKEAYGKPVDIWACGVILYILLVGYPPFWDEDQHKLYQQIKAGAYDFPSPEWDTVTPEAKNLINQMLTINPAKRITAHEALKHPWVCQRSTVASMMHRQETVECLKKFNARRKLKGAILTTMLATRNFSAAKSLLNKKADGVKPQTNSTKGSAGVTSPKGTLPPTALESSDSTNTTIEDEDTKARKQEIIKITEQLIEAVNNGDFEAYAALQEQQADPHHHPEPARARYRRGRGVHRLHPPDAVHRRAGPAPHQPVRGDPGLAPPRRQVAERALPRLGGPRGPAAVKSWRWLSWFQPDGDGDGSRGGSRSCGPPSTRPHACPPYPGPAPPSGACVCRKQKDKKKKKNQKIAKMMKTTKKKKKKKKGEKKEKKRGKTHQTHLNPKPPPTPPNPTQPLGHRRGRWGAQPPPLARLCWGGRGVPAPLPAVLMACCCRWWWMLFFGLRFALSCPSPCT